Proteins encoded together in one Falco peregrinus isolate bFalPer1 chromosome 2, bFalPer1.pri, whole genome shotgun sequence window:
- the GLOD4 gene encoding glyoxalase domain-containing protein 4 isoform X2, which yields MAARRALHFVFKVGDRGRTARFYRELLGMSVLRHEEFEEGCKASCNGPYDGKWSKTMVGYGPEDDHFVAELTYNYGIGEYRLGNDFLGITLVSSQAVNNAKKMGWPLKEVTTGIFEAEAPGGYKFYLEDKEQLKQDPVLKVTLGVSDLQKSVNYWSDLLGMKIYEKDEEKQRALLGYADNQCKLELKSVGGVVDHGTAFGRIAFSCAKEELPNIEALMKKENQKILTPLVSLDTPGKATVQVIILADPDGHEICFVGDEAFRDLSKVDPNGDKLLDDAMAEDNSDKWFAAQKMKKASA from the exons GTGCTGAGGCACGAGGAGTTCGAGGAGGGCTGCAAAGCCAGCTGCAACGG CCCTTATGACGGAAAATGGAGCAAAACAATGGTGGGCTATGGGCCAGAAGATGATCACTTTGTCGCAGAATTGACTTACAATTACGGTATTGGAGAATATCGCCTGGGCAATGACTTTCTG GGCATAACACTTGTGTCCAGCCAAGCTGTCAACAATGCTAAGAAGATGGGGTGGCCCCTCAAAGAAGTCACGACTGGTATTTTTGAAGCTGAAGCCCCAGGGGGTTATAAATTCTACTTGGAAGACAAAGAACAGCTCAAGCAAG ATCCTGTGCTAAAGGTAACCCTCGGTGTCTCCGATCTGCAGAAGTCTGTTAACTACTGGTCTGATTTGCTCGGGATGAAAATATATGAGAAGGATGAGGAGAAACAAAGGGCTTTGCTAGGCTATGCAGATAACCAG tgtaAGCTGGAGTTGAAGAGTGTTGGAGGAGTGGTGGATCACGGGACAGCGTTTGGGCGGATTGCCTTCTCCTGTGCAAAGGAAGAG ttGCCAAACATTGAAGCACTGATGAaaaaagagaatcagaaaattTTAACGCCTCTGGTTAGCTTGGACACACCTGGCAAAGCCACAGTGCAAGTGATTATTTTGGCTGATCCT GATGGCCATGAAATCTGTTTTGTGGGAGATGAAGCATTTAGAGATCTGTCCAAGGTGGACCCTAATGGTGACAAGTTGTTAGACGAT GCCATGGCAGAAGACAACAGCGACAAATGGTTTGctgcacagaaaatgaagaaggcTTCAGCTTAG
- the GLOD4 gene encoding glyoxalase domain-containing protein 4 isoform X1 — MVGYGPEDDHFVAELTYNYGIGEYRLGNDFLGITLVSSQAVNNAKKMGWPLKEVTTGIFEAEAPGGYKFYLEDKEQLKQDPVLKVTLGVSDLQKSVNYWSDLLGMKIYEKDEEKQRALLGYADNQCKLELKSVGGVVDHGTAFGRIAFSCAKEELPNIEALMKKENQKILTPLVSLDTPGKATVQVIILADPDGHEICFVGDEAFRDLSKVDPNGDKLLDDAMAEDNSDKWFAAQKMKKASA, encoded by the exons ATGGTGGGCTATGGGCCAGAAGATGATCACTTTGTCGCAGAATTGACTTACAATTACGGTATTGGAGAATATCGCCTGGGCAATGACTTTCTG GGCATAACACTTGTGTCCAGCCAAGCTGTCAACAATGCTAAGAAGATGGGGTGGCCCCTCAAAGAAGTCACGACTGGTATTTTTGAAGCTGAAGCCCCAGGGGGTTATAAATTCTACTTGGAAGACAAAGAACAGCTCAAGCAAG ATCCTGTGCTAAAGGTAACCCTCGGTGTCTCCGATCTGCAGAAGTCTGTTAACTACTGGTCTGATTTGCTCGGGATGAAAATATATGAGAAGGATGAGGAGAAACAAAGGGCTTTGCTAGGCTATGCAGATAACCAG tgtaAGCTGGAGTTGAAGAGTGTTGGAGGAGTGGTGGATCACGGGACAGCGTTTGGGCGGATTGCCTTCTCCTGTGCAAAGGAAGAG ttGCCAAACATTGAAGCACTGATGAaaaaagagaatcagaaaattTTAACGCCTCTGGTTAGCTTGGACACACCTGGCAAAGCCACAGTGCAAGTGATTATTTTGGCTGATCCT GATGGCCATGAAATCTGTTTTGTGGGAGATGAAGCATTTAGAGATCTGTCCAAGGTGGACCCTAATGGTGACAAGTTGTTAGACGAT GCCATGGCAGAAGACAACAGCGACAAATGGTTTGctgcacagaaaatgaagaaggcTTCAGCTTAG